The window GGTAACGCCCTGCGGGAGATCAATGCTGCCGGACGTTCGGTAACGCCCGGTGGCATCGACAGCCATGTGCATCTGGATCAGCCCACTGGCGATGGTTCGGTGATGGCCGACGACTTTGAAAGCGGGACCCGCTCTGCAGCCTGTGGCGGCACGACCACGGTGATCCCGTTCGCCTGCCAACAGAAAGGCCAGAGCCTGCGAGCGGCGGTCGAAGACTATCATCGGCGGGCTGATGGCAAGCCGCTGATCGACTATGCCTTCCACCTGATCGTCACTGACCCCACCGAAGATGTGCTCAGCCGGGAGCTGCCCGAGCTGATTGCCGAGGGTTACACCTCGTTCAAGATCTACATGACCTACGACGCGCTCAAGCTCGACGACCGGCAGATTCTGGAAACCCTTTCGGTAGCCCGCGCCGAAGGGGCAATGGTGATGCTGCACGCCGAGAACAGTGATTGCATCGCCTGGCTTACCAAGCGCCTGCTGGCTGCGGGGCATTCGGCACCGCGTTATCACGCCAGCTCGCGCCCGATGCTGGTGGAGCGCGAAGCCACGCACCGGGCCATTGCCCTGGCCGAACTGGTGGATGTGCCGATCCTGATCGTGCATGTGTCTGGCCGTGAGGCCATCGAGCAGATTCGCTGGGCGCAGGACCATGGCTTGAAGGTGTATGCCGAGACCTGCCCGCAGTACCTGTTTCTAACCGCTGACTCCCTGGGGTGTGATGACAGTTTTGAAGGCGCCAAGTGTATTTGCAGCCCGCCGCCTCGGGATGCCGCCAATCAGCAGGTGATCTGGGATGGATTGCAGAATGGCTCGTTCGCGGTGTTCTCTTCCGATCACGCGCCGTTTCGCTACGAAGGCCCGGACGGCAAACGCGCTCACGGTGAGCAGGCGCCGTTTTCGGAAGTCGCCAATGGCATCCCCGGCATCGAGACCCGTATGGCGTTGTTGTGGTCCGAGGGAGTGTGCAGCGGGCGTATCACGGCTCAGGAATTCGTCGCCCTGACGTCCACCAACGCCGCGCGGATGTACGGCCTGTATCCTCGCAAAGGCAGCATTGCGATTGGTGGCGATGCCGACCTGGTGATCTGGGATGAGGGGCTGGACTTCGAGTTGCACAATGACCTGCTTCACCACCGCGTCGACTACACGCCTTACGCGGGCATGCGCCTCAACGCCTGGCCTGCGCTGACCCTGGCGCGTGGCGAAGTGGTCTGGGACGGGCAGCCCCGTGGAGAACCGGGCCGAGGGCAGTTCTTGCCCTGCGCCAGGCCGGAGCCGGCCAAGGCGAGGCGGCGAGTGGGGCAATTACCCTAGTGCTGTGGCGTACTACAATCCGTGGGAGCGACCGGGGTGGCGCTCCACCTTGCTCGCGAAGAGGCCATTCAATCCGATAGTTACTTGTCGCTTGGACCACAGCCTTCGCAAGCAAGCTTGCTCCCACAGGTGCTGTGGCGTACCCCAATCCGTGGGAACGACCACGTCGTCCAGACGCCGCGCTGTCGCGCAGCAAACACAGGACCTGTGGGAGCGAGCTTGCTCGCGAAGAGGTCATTCAATCCGATAGTTATTTGTCGTTTGGAACACAGCCTTCGCAAGCAAGGTGGAGCGCCACCCCGGTCGCTCCCACAGTTGCTGTTGCGTACCCCGGTCGCACCCACAAGTTTCTGACAATATTCTCGCCACCCTCTAAAAATCCCCCCACAACTGCTGCGCCACGCTCAGCGCCACCACGGGTGCGGTTTCGGTGCGCAGCACGCGCGGGCCGAGGCGGGCGGCGTGGAAGCCTGCGTCTTGAGCCTGATCGACTTCCGCGTCATTGAGCCCGCCTTCAGGGCCAATCAAAAATGCCAGGGTGGCTGGTTTACTGTGGCTGATCAGCGGCTCGGCCACCGGGTGCAACACCAGTTTCAACTCGGCATCACTGCTTTTGAGCCATTGCGCCAATGGCATCGGCGGATGGATCACCGGCACCACTGAACGACCACATTGCTCACACGCGCTGACTGCGATCTGCTGCCAGTGCGCCTGGCGTTTTTCGGCGCGTTCGTCCTTGAGCCGCACTTCGCAGCGCTCGCTGACAATCGGGGTGATTTCGGTCACGCCCAGTTCGGTGGCTTTCTGAATCGCCCAGTCCATGCGCTCGCCACGGGACAGGCCCTGCCCCAAGTGGATACGCAAGGGTGATTCGGTCTGCCCGGCGAAGGTCTCGTCCAGCTGCACGCGCACACGTTTCTTGCCGACTTCCAGCAACGCGCCACGGAACTCGTGGCCTGAGCCGTCGAACAACTGCACGGCATCGCCTTCGGCCATGCGCAGCACCCGGCCAATGTAATGCGCCTGAGCCTCAGGCAATTCGTGCTCGCCGAGGCTGAGCGGGGCGTCGATGAAAAAGCGGGACAGTCTCATGGTGGGTCTCTGAATTTGGTGTAAAGCGCAACGTTGTAGGAGCTGCCGCAGGCTGCGAAGGCGGTGTGTCAGGCAAATCCATTCGCAGCCTTCGGCAGCTCCTTACAGGTGAATCGCTTGGCTTTTAACCCGGATCACGAAAATCCGGGTGGAAGTTCTCGCGCACGGCCACGCTGATGCTGGTGCGTGTCGCGATATCAATGCCTTCGGTGGCGACTTCGGCCAGAAAGTCTATCTGCTCCGGCGTGATCACATACGGCGGCAGGAAGTACACCACACTCCCCAGCGGTCGCAACAGGGCGCCGCGCTCAAGGGCATGCTGGAAGACTTTCAGGCCGCGCCGTTCCTGCCACGGGTACGCCGTTTTGGTGGCTTTGTCCTGCACCATCTCGATCGCCAGGGCCATGCCGGTTTGGCGCACTTCAGCCACATTCGGGTGGTCGACCAGGTGCGCGGTGGCAGTGGCCATGCGCTGGGCCAGGGCCTTGTTGTTCTCGATGACGTTGTCCTGCTCGAAAATATCCAGCGTAGCCAACGCCGCCGCGCACGCCAGCGGGTTGCCGGTATAGCTGTGGGAATGCAGGAATGCCCGCAGTGTCGGATAGTCGTCGTAGAACGCGTCGTACACATCGTCGGTGGTCAGGACGGCCGCCAATGGCAGATAACCGCCGGTCAGCGCCTTTGACAAGCACAGGAAATCCGGGCGAATACCCGCTTGCTCGCAGGCAAACATGGTCCCGGTACGGCCGAAGCCCACGGCGATTTCATCGTGGATCAGGTGCACGCCATAACGATCACAGGCTTCGCGCAGCAACTTGAGGTACACCGGGTGATACATGCGCATCCCGCCCGCGCCTTGAATCAACGGCTCGACGATCACGGCCGCCACAGTGGCATGGTTTTCGGCCAGGGTTTGCTCCATGGCCGCAAACATGTTGCGTGAGTGTTCTTCCCAGCCCATGCCTTCGGGGCGATGGTAGCAATCGGGGCTTGGCACCTTGATGGTGTCCAGCAGCAAGGCTTTGTAGGTTTCGGTGAACAGCGGCACATCACCTACCGACATCGCGGCCATGGTTTCGCCGTGATAGCTGTTGGTCAGGGTCACGAAGCGCTTCTTGTCCGGCTTGCCGCGATTGAGCCAGTAGTGAAAGCTCATTTTCAGCGCGACTTCGATGCAGGACGAACCATTATCGGCGTAGAAGCAGCGGGTCAGGCCCTCCGGGGTCAGCTTGACCAGCCGTTCCGACAGTTCAATGACCGGTTGATGGCTGAAGCCGGCGAGGATCACGTGCTCCAGTTGGTCCACCTGATCCTTGATGCGCTGATTGATGCGCGGATTGGCGTGACCAAACACATTCACCCACCAGGAGCTGACGGCGTCCAGGTAGCGTTTGCCTTCGAAGTCTTCAAGCCACACCCCTTCGCCGCGCTTGATCGGCACCAGCGGCAGGCTTTCGTGGTCTTTCATTTGGGTGCAGGGGTGCCACAGGACTTTGAGGTCGCGCTGCATCCACTCATTATTCAGGCCCATTTACTTTCTCCGGCTAACAGCTCGCAAGGGGCGCGAACGGACAATCGCGCAAGCCTATGCAATGCCTGGCTGCGGGACAACCTCTCGGGGCAATTGGTTTTGGCAAACATGGGACTCTGTAGGGAGTTCACGAGTATGGCGAGGTAAGCGATAGCGATTTGCGTGACCCGATGCCGTGGGAGCGACCGGGGTGCAGCCTCACCTTGCTCGCGAAGGCGGTCTGTCTGACCAACATAAGGCACGAATGTACCGGCCTCTTCGCAAGCAAGGTTGCTCCCACAGGGTTGTGAAGTGTACCGCCATTGCGGCTTCACGGTGTTCGTGTGCTCTCATCAAACACGAAACAACTGCTTGAATTGAAATGCTTTTCTGTGGGAGCGAGCTTGCTCGCGAAGGCGGTCTGTCTGACCAACATAAGGCACGAATGTACCGGCCTCTTCGCAAGCAAGCTTGCTCCCACAAGGTTGTGAAGTGCGCCGCCATCGCGGCTTCGCGGTGCTCTTGTGCACCTACAGAAATGCATTTCCATTACGTTTGACGGGCGCTCGATGGACATCACTGGCAGGCCTTCAACGGCTCGCGTATCCTTCGCGCTCTTTGACGTCTCGGGCTTCATTTTCCGAAACTTCCTACGTTTTATTTCGGAGTTCGCTGAATGCTTTCTGGTTGGCTGCGCGCCTGTGCGCTTTTAGTAGTTGGGCTGGTCAGCGTCTCGGCGCTCGCTAATGAAAAACAACATACGGCTATCGTCATCGGTGGCGGTCTTGCGGGCCTGACCACGGCCTACGAGCTGCAAGCCAAGGGCTGGCAGGTCACGGTGCTGGAAGCCAAGCCAAGCCTGGGCGGCCGCTCCGGTCTGGCCACCAGCGAATGGATCGGCAACACCAAGGCTCAGCCTGCGCTGAACCAGTATCTGGATCGCTTCAAGCTGACCACCGTGCCTGCGCCTGAGTTTGTGCGCACGCCGGGCTACCTGATCGATGGCGTGTATTTCACCAAAGCCGACCTGGCGTTGAAGCAGCCTGCCACCGCCGAAGCGATGAAGCGCTACGACGAGACCCTGGACAACCTGGCGCGCTCCATCGACAACCCGGAAAACCCGGCTCAGAACAGCACGCTGTTCGCCCTGGACCAGATCAACGTCGCTAACTGGCTGGATCGTCTGAAACTGCCGGAAACGGCACGTCAGCTGATCAACCAGCAAATTCGTACCCGTTATGACGAGCCTTCGCGCCTGTCGCTGCTGTATTTCGCACAGCAGTCGCGGGTTTATCGCGACATCGACGACCGCGACCTGCGCGCTTCCCGTCTGCCGGGTGGCAGCGCGGTGCTGGCCGAAGCCTTCGCCAAACAGATCAAGACCATCAAGACCAACTCACCGGTGTCCGCGATCATCCAGGAAAAGGATGGCGTGACCGTCAAGGCGGGCGCAGCGGGTTACAGCGCTGATTACGTCGTGCTGGCGGTGCCGTTGCGCGCGCTGAGCAAGATCCAGATGACACCTGCGCTGGACGCCCAGCACATGGGCGCGATCAAGGGCACCAACTACGGCTGGCGCGACCAGATCATGCTCAAGTTCAAGACGCCTGTGTGGGAAAGCAAGGCGCGCATGTCCGGCGAGATTTTCAGCAACACCGGCCTGGGCATGCTGTGGATCGAGCCTGCTGTTAAGGGGGGCGCCAACGTAGTGATCAACCTGTCCGGCGACAACGCCCGCATCATGCAGTCGTTCGGCGACAAGCAGCTGGTGGATCAGGTGCTGATCCGTCTGCACACTTTCTACCCGCAAGCTCGTGGCGCTTACACCGGCTATGAGATTCGTCGTTACAGCGTTGACCCGTCCACCGGCGGCTCTTACCTGGCGTTCGGCCCTGGGCAGATCAGCAAATACTGGCGCCTGTGGGAAAAGCCGGTGCTGCGTGTAGCCTTCGCCGGTGAGCACACCGATACCCTTTACCCTGGCACCGTTGAAGGCGCCTTGCGCTCGGGCCAACGTGCGGCCAGCCAGGTGCAGGATCTGGCAGCGGGCAAGTCGTTCGAACCGGTCAAAGTCGCGCCGCCTAAAGCTGCCGATGCGCCGAAAGAGTCCAGCGGCAACTTCTTCAGCAACATGTTCGGCGGTTCGTCTGACAAGGCCGAAGCCAAGAAGCCAGATGCTGTTAAACCGGCTGACGACAATAAGCCGAAAGAGAAGGGCTTCTTCTCCTGCCTGTTCGGTTGCGCTGACGAGCCGGTGGCCAAGCCAGTTGAAAAAGCACCTGAGCCAGCACCGGCTCCAGCGCCGGTACCCGTCGTCGCTCCTGTGGTTGAACCGGCCAAGCCAGAGCCAGCCAAAGCCGAGCCTGCGAAAAAGGCCCCGGTCAAACACGTAGAACCTGCCAAGAAAACCCCGGCGCAGGTAGAAGCAGCCAAGAAAGAGGCGGCCAAAAAAGAAGCAGCGAAGAAAGAAGCTGCAAAGAAAGAAGCCGCTAAAAAAGCTGCAGCCAAGGCGAAAGCGGAGGACGCCAAGAACTGAGTGAGTTCTGGCTGAAATGAAAAAGGCGCGGTGCTGATCACCGCGCCTTTTTTGTGGCCGAAGTGCGCGTGATGCGTATCCTGTGGGAGCGAATTCATTAGCGAATGCGGTCGTACGGGCAATGCATCTCCATCGGATGTATCGACCCATTCGCGAATGAATTCGCTCTGTCTGCGTTAGATGTTGCGTTCTGTAGGAGAGCGCCCGTCTTCCTGACAGCGCGCTGTCACGCAGCAAACGGTGGACTGGTGGGAGCACCGGGGTGGCGCTCCACCTTGCTTGCGAAGGGGCCGGGACATCCTCACCACCCTCTTTGCAGATAGACCGCCTTCGCGAGCAAGCTCGCTCCCACAGGTTTCAGGTGTCCCCCGGGAATTCGGATTTGGACTGAATAATCCCGTAACCAACCCATCATGGTGCACAGCGCGTCGACAGCTAGCCTTGGGGCATCTCACCAAGCAAGGATGCTTCGATGCTGCCGCTGTTGCGAATCCTCATCTGTGTTGCTTTCACCTTCGCTGCTCTTCACGCCCACGCCGATCAATGCCCTGACTGGACGCCCGCCAAGGCACAAAGCTCCATCGCGGCGCTGCAAACGCAAATCGCCAACTGGGATGACAGCTACCATCGCCAAGGCGTTTCACTGATTGCCGACGAGCTCTACGACCAGTCTCGGCAGCAGTTGGCGTTCTGGCGCTCCTGCTTTCTCAAGCCTGAAAGCGTGGTGGATAACCCGCTCAGGACCGCGACCGGGCCGGTTGCTCACCCGGTGCCGCACACGGGGGTCAGCAAGCTGGCTGATGAAAGAGCCGTGCAGGGCTGGCTCAAGGGCCGCGCTGATCTGTGGATTCAACCCAAGGTCGACGGCGTGGCGGTGACGCTGGTGTATGAGCACGGCGAGCTGGTTCAGGCGATCAGTCGAGGCGATGGCCTCAGCGGTCAGGACTGGACGGCGCACGCGCGGCTGATCCCGGCAATCCCGACGCAGTTGCCATGGCAGGAAACCCTGGTGTTGCAAGGTGAGTTGTACCTGCGGCTCGATGCACATGTGCAAGCGACGGCGGGCAGCGTGAACGCGCGCAGCAAAGTCGCCGGGATGCTGGCTCGCAGTGCGTTGAGTGTCCAGGATGCCGAGCAGATCGGCTTGTTCGTCTGGGATTGGCCTGCCGGGCCGGGTTCCATGAGCGAACGCATGGCCGGGCTGAAAGCCATGGGTTTCGACGACAGCGCCGATTACAGCCAACCTCTGGAGAGTTTCGTTCAGGCCCAGCGCTGGCGTGAACACTGGTATCGCAACCCGCTGCCCTTTGCCACGGACGGCGTGATTATCCGCCAGGGTCAGCGCCCGCCCGCAGAGCGTTGGCAAGCGAGGGCGCCTTACTGGATCGCGGCGTGGAAATACCCTTTCGCACAGGTGCTGGCCGAAGTGCGCCGGGTCAATTTCAATATCGGACGCAGCGGCAGAATCACGCCCGTGCTGGACCTGATACCGGTGCGGCTGGATGACCGGCAGATCAGCCGCATCAGTGTGGGTTCGCTGCAACGCTGGCAGGCGCTGGACATCCGCCCGGGTGACCAAGTGGCGGTGAGTCTCGCCGGGTTGACGATTCCGCGTCTGGATGGCGTCGTCACCCGCAATGTCGAGCGTGCGCTATTACAGGTGCCCCAGGCTGCGGATTTCCATTCGCTGAGTTGCTGGCGAGTCAGCCCTGGCTGTGAGAGTCAGTTCCGGGCGCGCTTGAACTGGCTCAGTGGCAAGAAAGGTCTGGGGCTTGTCGGGGTTGGGCCGGGTACGTGGGAAAAGCTCGTGAACGCCGGGCGAATCGACGGTTTACTGGATTGGTTGACCCTTGATCAGGCCCAGCTTGTTAACATTCCCGGCCTTGGAGCGCGCAGCAGCGCTAAACTACTCGGCAGTTTGCAAGGCGCCCGGCAACAGCCGTTTATAACGTGGCTAAAGGCTATCGGCTTGCCGCCTGCCGGAGACGCCCCGTTGCATGAGGGTTGGCAGGTGCTGGCCGCGCGCACGGCTGAACAATGGCAGGCGCAGCCGGGTGTGGGCTCGGGGCGCGCCGCGCAACTGGTGGCCTTTTTTGCGCATCCTGAGGTTAAGGCATTGAGCGAGCAGCTACGCTCGCTGGGTATTCAGGGGTTTTAGTTTTTTTGTGCCGGGCATTTCATCGTCACGCCCGGACGTCATGGTTATCAAAAGGAGTTCATATGAAAGTTTTTTCACCGCTGGTCCTGTTGACCTGCTGCGGCCTGCTGGCGACGCCGTTGCTGGCAGCAGAACAAGCGCCCGAGGCCACCGGTTGCCTTGCCAAGAGTCAGGAGATCAGTACAAAAATTGAACAGGCCAAGACTGAAGGCAACAAGCCCAAGCAGGCCGGTCTGGAAAAGGCCCTGAGCGAGGCCAACGCCAATTGCACCGAAGCATCGTTGCTCAAGCAGCGTGAACAGAAAGTGCTGGATGCCAAACGCGAAGTCAGCCGCCGTCAGGCCGACCTGAACAAGGCCATGGCCAAGGGTGACCCGGAGCGGATCAACAAGCGTAAAGACAAACTGGCCGAGTCCCGCAAGGAACTGCAAGACGCCCAGACCGAGCTCGAAGAGATTCAGCCGGAGGATTGAGCGAAACGCCACAACATGCCCCCGTGGGAGCGAGCTTGCTCGCGAAGAGGCCAGTACATCCAATGCACTCCTACCGTCTGTACTGCCGCCTTCGCGAGCAAGCTCGCTCCCACAGGTTCATCATCGCCCGATGGGCTCAATAACTCCGAAATTCCTTATGGCACGCCTCACACGCTGCTTCAACCTTGCTCATCGCCGGTGTCAGGGTGCTGGCTTTGAAGGGGAGTTGATTGCTGGCGGTCACCAGTTCACCCGTCGCTGACTCCAGCGAACGTGCCAGTTCCTGAAACCGGATCTGCTTCTGCCAGACGTCATCCCTGGCGCTGGTGTGATCCGCTTCTTTGGCTTGTGGGAAATGTTTCCAGGGTTCGTGGGCGAGGCCGTCGAGCTTGATGGCGCCTTCGCTGAAGCGCTGACCATCGAATGCCACCCGACCACGCAGCATGCCGCCCAGGTCTTCGCTGGTTTTGAGCATCTGCTTGAAGATCGCCTTGCGCTGACCCAGCGGGGAGTCAGGGTCCACGCCGCCGCAAGCACTCAGCGTGATGCAGGCCAGCAGGACAACGCACACTCTGTTCAACATCATGATCAACCCAGCGCAGGATAACGCCGGCCAGTATCCTCGGCTGGTCGGCGTAGTCCAAGCGCTGGATTGCCGCAGTCACGCAGGCATTGGTGTGGCCGACGCGATAAACAGGCCGACAATCAGCCCCAGCCCGGTCAACCAGGCCAGGGAGCGCAGGGCGGCCCAGTCTGCCAGATAGAAAATGATGTAAAGCAGGCGGCTGGTGATGAACAGCACCGCCACCACATCGATGGTCACCAACTGCGCGTTACCGGCGATGTGAGCGATGATCACGGCGGCGGCAAAGCCGGGCAGCACTTCGAAGCTGTTGAGCTGCGCGGCATTGGCTCGGGCCGGAAGTCCTTCCAGGTTGTTCAGGAAGTTGCGCGGGTTGTGGTTGTGCTTGCCATTGAACTTGCCGCTCGAAAACTTGGCGATACCCGCGCAGATGATCGGCAGAATAATCGCGATCAATACGCACCAGAAAGCAACCGTCATAGCAGAATCCTTATAGTTTGAGTTTCATCACGAGCATGCCCAGCAGTACCAGGCCACAAGCTAAGAGCCGGGGCCGACCGAAAGGTTCTTTCAAATAGCGCATCCCGAACAATACGACCAGGATCACGCTGACTTCCCGCAACGCCGCCGCCTCCGCCACCGAGCCCAATTGCATCGCCCAGAGCACCAAAGCGTAGCTGAGTAATACGCACAGGCCGACGCTCAACCCCAGCCGCCATTGCTCGCGCCAGAACAGGGTAAACGCCGGGCGCTTGTAGACCACCGCCAGCAACGGGAAGGGCCAGGCGCTGATCAGCGTCAGCCACACCAGATAGTCCAGCGGCCGGGCGCCCATTTTCAGCGCCTGGCCGTCAATCCAGGTGTAGCACCCGATGCACAGCCCGATCAGCCCCACCACGGGCAGCAAAGACCAGGGCAGCCGGTCGCCGCCACCGCCTTGCCAGAGCAGGCAGACCATTCCGCAGGGGATTAACAGAATGCCGAGCATTTGCTGGGTGCTTAGGTGTTCCCCGGCGAATATCAGGGTCAGTGCCAGCACCACCAGCGGCGAGAGGCCGCGCATCAGTGGATAGACCAAACCCAGGTCGCCCACGCGATAGGCCTGGATCAGCAAATACCGATACAGCAGCTCGAACAGCGCCGAGGCGATCATCCAGGGCCATATTTCAGCTGGCGGCGGCTCGACAAAGCCCACTGCAACGACGGCGAACAGCATCGCCACAAAGTCCATACTGGCGATCACCAGCAGGCGCTCGCCGCTGAATTTGATCAGGGTATTCCAGGTCGCGTGCAGCAATGCCGCGATCAATACCAACACCGTTGCCAGCAAGTGAATCTCCCTGATCGGAATGCGCGAAGGCGGTGAGGATAAATGATTCGCGCATTCTGTATGAATCCAATCACCGCCACCGGGATTGGCTTGGGCTTCAGAGCCTGTAGATGATCCCAGTGTGGGAGCGAATTCATTCGCGAAGAGGCCGGTACATTCGACAACCTTCCAGCGGCCGGAATGCCGCTTTCGCGAATGAATTCGCTCCCACAGGAGACCGAGATCTGCCAGATACACCGAGTTATCGTAAGCGTCCCCTCTACCGGGATTGGCTTGGGCTTCAGAGCCTGTAGATGATCTCAGTGTGGGAGCGAATTCATTCGCGAAGAGGCCGGTACATTCGACAACCTTCCAGCGGCCGGAATGCCGCTTTCGCGAATGAATTCGCTCCCACAGGAGACCGAGATCTGCCAGATACACCGAGTTATCGTAAGCGTCCCATACCGGGATTGGCTTGGGCTTCAGAGCCTGTAGATGATCCCAATGTGGGAGCGAATTGATTCGCGAAGAGGCCGGTACGTCCGACAACCTTCCAGCGGCCGGAATGCCGCTTTCGCGAATGAATTCGCTCCCACAGGAGACCGAGATCTGCCAGATACACCGAGCTATCGTTCGCGGCTGAAGCCGCTCCCACAGGGAGATATGCCTTGCGCTGTCACACCTTGTCCAACCTTCCTTAATAAGAATCCCTACGATTCGCGTTTCCTCTCCTATGAATCGTAAGGAAGTTCCATGCATTCTGTTTTTCGTTTGCGGCCAGCCGTGGCCATGACGAAGGTCGCTCTGGCGTGCCTTATCGCCCAAAGCGCCTGCGTTCAGGCCGATGAGAGCGCAGTCGCGCCGTTGACCCTCGAAGAAGTGACGGTAACCGCAGCAGGTTACGAACAGAGTGTGGAAAATGCGCCCGCGTCGGTGACGATCATTACCGGCGATGAACTGCGCAAGAAGTCCTTCCGTGACCTGACCGATGCACTGCGCGATGTCGAAGGCGTGACCGTCAATGGTGGCGCCAACGAAACCGACATCTCGATTCGCGGCATGCCGGCCGATTACACGCTGATCCTGGTTGACGGCAAACGCCAGAGCGCACGTGAGTCGCGGGTCAACGGCAACTCCGGTTATGAGCAGAGCTTCATCCCGCCAGCGGAAGCCATCGAGCGTATCGAAGTGGTACGCGGGCCGATGTCTTCGCTGTACGGCTCGGATGCTATCGGCGGCGTGATCAACGTCATCACCCGCAAGGTCACCTCCGAATGGGGCGGCTCGGTCACTTACGATTACTCGGCACGCCAGCACAGCGATCAGGGTAACGCCCGGCAGACCCAGTTCTACCTCAATGGCCCGCTGATCCAGGACACCCTCGGGCTGCAAGTCTGGGGTCGCTATCTGGACCGCCAGGCCGATGACGACGTGGAGACCACCAACGGTTTCAGCAAGGCCGATCACAAAGACCTGACTGCGCGTCTGGCGTACACGCCCACCATCGACCACGACATCCTGCTGGAAGCCGGTGCCACCCGCCTTAAAAACGGCGATGGCCTGAGCGCCAACTGGGCGACCCGTGAGCAGGAGAACAACCGCGATCACTGGTCGATTTCCCATCAGGGCCGTTGGGAGTGGGCGACGTCCGATATCTCGTTCGCCCAGGAAGAGTCGTCCCGCAAAGGCCTGGCCAGCGCGACCCAGACCGACGTGCTGGGCCGCAAGCCAACGGTGAAAAACTCGGTACTGGACGCCAAACTGGTTATTCCGACCGAACACAACATCACCACCACCGGGCTGCAGTGGAACGAAACCACTATCACCGACTGGAACCAGGGCCTGGGCGACCGTGTGGATTACGACTATTCCGTGGTGCAAAAGGCGCTGTTCGCTGAAAACGAATGGGCAATCACTGATGCGTTCTCGCTGACCACCGGCTTGCGCATGGACCACCACGAACAATACGGCGTGCATTTCAGCCCGCGTGTTTATGGGGTGTGGAACGCTACCGACGAATGGACTTTCAAGGGCGGCGTGGC of the Paucimonas lemoignei genome contains:
- a CDS encoding cytochrome c, class II, coding for MMLNRVCVVLLACITLSACGGVDPDSPLGQRKAIFKQMLKTSEDLGGMLRGRVAFDGQRFSEGAIKLDGLAHEPWKHFPQAKEADHTSARDDVWQKQIRFQELARSLESATGELVTASNQLPFKASTLTPAMSKVEAACEACHKEFRSY
- the puo gene encoding amine oxidase, flavin-containing protein, with amino-acid sequence MLSGWLRACALLVVGLVSVSALANEKQHTAIVIGGGLAGLTTAYELQAKGWQVTVLEAKPSLGGRSGLATSEWIGNTKAQPALNQYLDRFKLTTVPAPEFVRTPGYLIDGVYFTKADLALKQPATAEAMKRYDETLDNLARSIDNPENPAQNSTLFALDQINVANWLDRLKLPETARQLINQQIRTRYDEPSRLSLLYFAQQSRVYRDIDDRDLRASRLPGGSAVLAEAFAKQIKTIKTNSPVSAIIQEKDGVTVKAGAAGYSADYVVLAVPLRALSKIQMTPALDAQHMGAIKGTNYGWRDQIMLKFKTPVWESKARMSGEIFSNTGLGMLWIEPAVKGGANVVINLSGDNARIMQSFGDKQLVDQVLIRLHTFYPQARGAYTGYEIRRYSVDPSTGGSYLAFGPGQISKYWRLWEKPVLRVAFAGEHTDTLYPGTVEGALRSGQRAASQVQDLAAGKSFEPVKVAPPKAADAPKESSGNFFSNMFGGSSDKAEAKKPDAVKPADDNKPKEKGFFSCLFGCADEPVAKPVEKAPEPAPAPAPVPVVAPVVEPAKPEPAKAEPAKKAPVKHVEPAKKTPAQVEAAKKEAAKKEAAKKEAAKKEAAKKAAAKAKAEDAKN
- the rsmE gene encoding 16S ribosomal RNA methyltransferase RsmE, with product MRLSRFFIDAPLSLGEHELPEAQAHYIGRVLRMAEGDAVQLFDGSGHEFRGALLEVGKKRVRVQLDETFAGQTESPLRIHLGQGLSRGERMDWAIQKATELGVTEITPIVSERCEVRLKDERAEKRQAHWQQIAVSACEQCGRSVVPVIHPPMPLAQWLKSSDAELKLVLHPVAEPLISHSKPATLAFLIGPEGGLNDAEVDQAQDAGFHAARLGPRVLRTETAPVVALSVAQQLWGDF
- the bioA gene encoding adenosylmethionine-8-amino-7-oxononanoate aminotransferase codes for the protein MGLNNEWMQRDLKVLWHPCTQMKDHESLPLVPIKRGEGVWLEDFEGKRYLDAVSSWWVNVFGHANPRINQRIKDQVDQLEHVILAGFSHQPVIELSERLVKLTPEGLTRCFYADNGSSCIEVALKMSFHYWLNRGKPDKKRFVTLTNSYHGETMAAMSVGDVPLFTETYKALLLDTIKVPSPDCYHRPEGMGWEEHSRNMFAAMEQTLAENHATVAAVIVEPLIQGAGGMRMYHPVYLKLLREACDRYGVHLIHDEIAVGFGRTGTMFACEQAGIRPDFLCLSKALTGGYLPLAAVLTTDDVYDAFYDDYPTLRAFLHSHSYTGNPLACAAALATLDIFEQDNVIENNKALAQRMATATAHLVDHPNVAEVRQTGMALAIEMVQDKATKTAYPWQERRGLKVFQHALERGALLRPLGSVVYFLPPYVITPEQIDFLAEVATEGIDIATRTSISVAVRENFHPDFRDPG
- the dht gene encoding D-hydantoinase/dihydropyrimidinase translates to MQALDVVVRNAKVITAADTFVSDIGIRDGKIVALGLGLGNALREINAAGRSVTPGGIDSHVHLDQPTGDGSVMADDFESGTRSAACGGTTTVIPFACQQKGQSLRAAVEDYHRRADGKPLIDYAFHLIVTDPTEDVLSRELPELIAEGYTSFKIYMTYDALKLDDRQILETLSVARAEGAMVMLHAENSDCIAWLTKRLLAAGHSAPRYHASSRPMLVEREATHRAIALAELVDVPILIVHVSGREAIEQIRWAQDHGLKVYAETCPQYLFLTADSLGCDDSFEGAKCICSPPPRDAANQQVIWDGLQNGSFAVFSSDHAPFRYEGPDGKRAHGEQAPFSEVANGIPGIETRMALLWSEGVCSGRITAQEFVALTSTNAARMYGLYPRKGSIAIGGDADLVIWDEGLDFELHNDLLHHRVDYTPYAGMRLNAWPALTLARGEVVWDGQPRGEPGRGQFLPCARPEPAKARRRVGQLP
- the yqjC gene encoding protein YqjC, whose protein sequence is MKVFSPLVLLTCCGLLATPLLAAEQAPEATGCLAKSQEISTKIEQAKTEGNKPKQAGLEKALSEANANCTEASLLKQREQKVLDAKREVSRRQADLNKAMAKGDPERINKRKDKLAESRKELQDAQTELEEIQPED
- the ligB gene encoding NAD-dependent DNA ligase LigB; amino-acid sequence: MLPLLRILICVAFTFAALHAHADQCPDWTPAKAQSSIAALQTQIANWDDSYHRQGVSLIADELYDQSRQQLAFWRSCFLKPESVVDNPLRTATGPVAHPVPHTGVSKLADERAVQGWLKGRADLWIQPKVDGVAVTLVYEHGELVQAISRGDGLSGQDWTAHARLIPAIPTQLPWQETLVLQGELYLRLDAHVQATAGSVNARSKVAGMLARSALSVQDAEQIGLFVWDWPAGPGSMSERMAGLKAMGFDDSADYSQPLESFVQAQRWREHWYRNPLPFATDGVIIRQGQRPPAERWQARAPYWIAAWKYPFAQVLAEVRRVNFNIGRSGRITPVLDLIPVRLDDRQISRISVGSLQRWQALDIRPGDQVAVSLAGLTIPRLDGVVTRNVERALLQVPQAADFHSLSCWRVSPGCESQFRARLNWLSGKKGLGLVGVGPGTWEKLVNAGRIDGLLDWLTLDQAQLVNIPGLGARSSAKLLGSLQGARQQPFITWLKAIGLPPAGDAPLHEGWQVLAARTAEQWQAQPGVGSGRAAQLVAFFAHPEVKALSEQLRSLGIQGF